A single genomic interval of Prionailurus viverrinus isolate Anna chromosome A2, UM_Priviv_1.0, whole genome shotgun sequence harbors:
- the LOC125155562 gene encoding small integral membrane protein 24-like, which translates to MGTLETLFLLSALLLSPAEAQEAAQGHLKPWLVGLAAVVGFLFIVFLLMLANRIWCSKVRDEDEGEPRFRIETNQDVDLSERDKRKKKDEIQEEKEKRAEKEGERNLGLELEEKEEPGDDETVRNTAM; encoded by the exons ATGGGGACCCTGGAGACCCTTTTCCTGCTCAGCGCCCTGCTCCTGTCACCTGCCGAGGCTCAGGAGG CCGCGCAGGGTCACCTGAAGCCCTGGCTGGTGGGCCTGGCAGCCGTCGTGGGATTCCTGTTTATCGTCTTCCTCCTCATGCTGGCCAACCGCATCTGGTGCTCCAAAGTGAG GGATGAGGATGAGGGGGAGCCCAGGTTCAGAATAGAGACCAACCAGGATGTGGACCTGAG TGAAAgagacaagaggaagaagaaagacgagatacaggaggagaaggagaagagggctgagaaggaaggagagagaaacttggggctggagctggaggagaaggaggagcccGGAGATGATGAGACAGTCAGGAACACAGCCATGTGA